The following coding sequences lie in one Larus michahellis chromosome 29, bLarMic1.1, whole genome shotgun sequence genomic window:
- the LOC141735189 gene encoding uncharacterized protein LOC141735189 gives MEVTAMEDAAAPLVPLPTAGAGDSAKRNGDSAVPPGLGSIKEEEKRQQDALQQEEEEPVEPPTSSQQLSPGSHPGGSPPPGDKGRDEAPNTCRECGKSFRQRSALVNHHRIHTGERPFSCQDCGRRFNRRSNLTTHRRIHTGETPFQCPDCGKSYHDSSNLRRHQKTHTDERPYRCEECGKSFKNRSTLTIHHRVHSGEKPYKCPECNKSFKISAELMRHGRVHSSERPFKCSECHKSFKTSPELVQHWRSHTGERPYECSECHKSFKTTSALVQHRRTHTNE, from the exons ATGGAGGTGACAGCCATGGAGGACGCTGCTGCGCCCCTCGTCCCGCTCCCCACAGCCGGCGCTGGGGACAGCGCGAAGAGGAACGGGGACAGCGCGGTGCCACCGG GTTTGGGATCcatcaaggaggaggagaaacggCAGCAGGATGCTcttcagcaggaggaggaggaaccggTGGAACCCCCAACCTCCAGCcagcagctgtccccagggtcccATCCCGGGGGATCCCCACCcccaggggacaaggggagggaCGAGGCACCCAACACCTGCCGGGAATGCGGGAAGAGCTTCCGTCAACGCTCAGCGTTGGTCAACCACCATCGGATCCACACGGGCGAACGCCCCTTCAGCTGCCAGGACTGCGGACGCCGCTTCAACCGTCGCTCCAACCTCACCACCCACCGCCGCATCCATACTGGTGAGACGCCATTCCAGTGTCCGGATTGCGGGAAGAGCTACCACGACAGCTCCAACCTCCGTCGCCATCAGAAGACGCACACGGACGAACGCCCTTACCGCTGCGAGGAATGCGGGAAGAGCTTCAAGAACAGGTCGACCTTGACCATCCATCACCGCGTGCATTCGGGGGAGAAGCCCTACAAGTGCCCCGAGTGTAACAAGAGCTTCAAGATCAGCGCAGAGCTGATGCGTCACGGGCGGGTCCACAGCAGCGAGAGGCCCTTCAAGTGCTCCGAGTGTCACAAGAGCTTCAAGACCAGTCCAGAGCTGGTGCAGCACTGGAGGAGCCACACCGGCGAGAGACCCTATGAGTGTTCCGAGTGCCACAAGAGCTTCAAGACCACCTCGGCGCTGGTGCAGCATCGCCGGACCCAC